The sequence TCTACCGATTAGCCCGAAATACCGTGATTGACTGGTATCGAAAGAAAAAAACTTCATCGCTCGACAATCTCCTAGAGCAGGGATTCGAACCCGAAGATAAGAAAGCCGATACGAGCGCATTTGCTGAAAAAGAACAGCTTATGAAAATGCTCGGCAAGCTCGAGAACGAGGATCAAGAAATTCTCATTCTACGTTTCGTGGAAGACCTCTCTCCAAAAGAAATCGCTGAAGTTCTGAATGAAAGAGAAAATACCATTTCTGTAAGAGTTCACCGAGCGCTTGGCCGTTTGCGCGAAATAAGTAAATAATATTTGAAATATGGACCAAAAAATGCAAAAAATAATAGAGAGAATGCGGGAAGTGAAACTCTCCCCCTCTGAAAAAGCTTCTTTGAAAGCATCGCTTTTCAAAGAAATTGATTCGAAAAGCGCGCTTTTCGTGCCGGCGCCGGTCTCGTCGCCTTATTTTGCTTGGTTTCATTTTTCAAAGAAACACTTTGAATTTGTGCTCGCCTCTGTTCTTATTCTTGTGCTCTTTGGAGGCGGAGTTGCATTCGCCGCAAATCAATCCATCCCAGGCGACATCCTCTACCCCGTTAAAACAAAGGTGAACGAAAAAGTAGCGCGGTTTTTCCATAAAACTTCCCTTACTTCGGAAGCCCTCTTTGAAACTAACCTCATGGAAGAGCGTTTAAATGAAGCGGAGAAACTTTCTGATTCAAAAAAACTTGAAGGATCGATAAAGGAGGAAGTGAGAAAAGACGTATCAGAACAGACAGATCGGGCTTTTAAAGCCGAGAGCGCTTTGGATAAGGAAAAGAAAAATAAAGATGATAATAAAGTATCTCTCATAATTCCAACAGCAACGCCAAAAAACTTTGGCAATAGTAATGGGGAAGAAAATAATGAGAAGCTAAAATCATCTCCATCTCCAAGGAACAACGGAGCCCAAGAAAATGCAGAGGAAAACCGAAATAACACTATTCAAAAAGTCGTTGAAAAGCACCAGAAAATCCTTGAGGAATTGAGATTGAACCCTGGAGAATCTCACGGAGAGAAGAACGAAAAAGAATAGAAAATA is a genomic window of Candidatus Paceibacterota bacterium containing:
- a CDS encoding RNA polymerase sigma factor, whose translation is MEKEKLRKEFGDLYEAYADALFRYCFFKTGDRELAKDMLQDICLKAWVYMQDHTIVLGRPFLYRLARNTVIDWYRKKKTSSLDNLLEQGFEPEDKKADTSAFAEKEQLMKMLGKLENEDQEILILRFVEDLSPKEIAEVLNERENTISVRVHRALGRLREISK